The Pan paniscus chromosome 1, NHGRI_mPanPan1-v2.0_pri, whole genome shotgun sequence genome has a segment encoding these proteins:
- the S100A1 gene encoding protein S100-A1: MGSELETAMETLINVFHAHSGKEGDKYKLSKKELKELLQTELSGFLDAQKDVDAVDKVMKELDENGDGEVDFQEYVVLVAALTVACNNFFWENS, translated from the exons ATGGGCTCTGAGCTGGAGACGGCGATGGAGACCCTCATCAACGTGTTCCACGCCCACTCGGGCAAAGAGGGGGACAAGTACAAGCTGAGCAAGAAGGAGCTGAAAGAGCTGCTGCAGACGGAGCTCTCTGGCTTCCTGGAT GCCCAGAAGGATGTGGATGCTGTGGACAAGGTGATGAAGGAGCTAGACGAGAATGGAGACGGGGAGGTGGACTTCCAGGAGTATGTGGTGCTTGTGGCTGCTCTCACAGTGGCCTGTAACAATTTCTTCTGGGAGAACAGTTGA